From the genome of Pirellulales bacterium:
AGCACGCATCTTCCTAAAGTGCCCAAATCCCACGATTGTTTTCGCTGGCCAAATAGCAACCCTTGGTGTCGCCACTGGGCATCTCCTTGTTCGTTATCAAGCCCCGTCCGCAATTCAGCACTCAATTTTTGCGCCAGCGGACCACCGTAATTCTTTTGTTTGTTCCACAGTTTCGCAAATTCGTCGCGAATCATTGCCCGATCGGCGTGAAAGCGAAATTCTCCCGCTCGATTGCGTACCGGTTTCCGCCATTCGCGCGGGCCGGCTTTTTTCTTTCGCCGGTCGGAAGTAGTGATCGGCGTGCGCCATTCATCGCGCAGGTCAGCAATTAACCGACCAAAGGTGACCGTGGGATCTTCTAAGAGTTGATGGCAGTGCTGCTTGAGTTTTTCTTGAGCCTGCTCAAGCTCATCGCTTTCTTGGTCGGTTCGGTTTTTCTTCTTGTTGAGCGTTTCCATTAATACTTGGATGCCATGTGAATCGGCCTTGGCCTCCGCAGATCCATATCGATCTAACATCGCCAAATGCGTCTTCGTGATCGCCGATTTTACTTTTCCCTTATCGCCGACTTCAGCGTCGAATCCTAACGCCCCGCGACGTTGGGCCAGATGAAGCAGCAAGCGACCGAATTCATGCGGTTCCAATTCCCGAGAAAGCCCTTCTCGTCGAAGCAGCCACGGATCGGTTTCGCCTAGCTGCCGATCAAATTGCACGGGATCAGCCGGCAGCAATCCAACAGAAATTAGTTTCTGTCGCAATAATCGCTTGCGCTGCGCCCGACGTGCTAGGGTAATGCGTGTTCGACGAGTTGATCTGCGCTTGGCGTTCTTGGGATCGCCGCGTTTATCGTCCGATTCATCGACACCGGCAGGAAATATGCTAACGCCAGCGTGAAGTTCCTGGCTGTCCGAATCAATCCACCCGCTTCCTACGGAATTACTGCCGATATCTAAACTTAAAAAGACCCTGCCCTTTTGTGGTTCCATTGTGTTTGCCCCTGATCGACAATGTTCAAAAAGTATTTGACTCCCCACCGATAGCGGTTATGATAGCACAAAGTGTAACTGATCTCAGCCTGCTGTTTTCCGCAACAAGTGTAAAACACAGGCACCGCCTTCGGGCGACCAACCGCAGCTCGCACAAACGACCTGCGGTTTTTTACTTTTGGGAACTAACAGATGAGTGAAGCAGCAATTCGCCTCCATATCGAACCTTTAGATGCAGGCGGTTATGTGGCTACCAGCCCCGACGTTCCCGGTTTGGTTGCCGAAGGCCGCAGCATTGTAGAGGTGGCGGAAATCGCCCGTGATGTGGCGCGCAAAATTGCTGAAATGTGCCGCGAGAATGGTGATCCTTTGCCGCCGGCCCTCGCAACATTCGATGATACGAAACCGTTTGATCTGACAATTCCCGTGGGAGTCGGGTAATGGGGCGCTTGGCGGGTTTCAAGTACACGGAAGTCACCCGCAAGTTGCGAACGCTGGGATTTCAAAAGGCTTGAAGCGAAATGCTTGACAGTCGCCAATCACTCATTTATGATTCGGGCAGTGTAACTGATCTCGGCCTGCTGAGTCTTTTCGCAAACAAGAAGAAGAATTCGCAGGCAACGCTCTACGGAGCGACCAGCCGCAATGCCTAACCGCAGGGCGGCTTTTTTATTGCGCCGATGGATGCCTTCCCAGGTTTTTCTCCCCCTGGCCCAAAAGTTCTCTCGCTTTTCTCGCAGGCTATCTGTATAGTGAACCAATGTTCATGTAACGATTCTGCGCGCCAGCCGTACAGCATCCGGCGTAGAGCGGTGGAAATTGCGTCGGCATAGGGCGGTAGCCGCCGTTTGCCCAGACCCCCCAACACTTTGACTTTATGACTCTTCGACTTTTAGACCCTCCGAACCATCCCGCCTCGTGTTTCACGGTTTTCCCCCGTTTACGGACCGTTAATCTACCGTTTTCAGTCCGTTTTTTACCGTTTTTACGGTTTTTCACCGCTTCGTTGATAACTCCTCACTCACAACTCAACCACAACCCCAGACCATCAGTCACCAGATAGCAAACACATGACAACCAGACGCCAGGCCACCCCCCCCCCCCCAAAGAAAAAGCTAGGCTTGCCATATGTCTACATTTACTCCCAGGATGTTTGCACTTTGCGTGGCGCTGACCATTGGCCCGCCAATTTTGATGGTGGCGGTCAACTACCATGCGTGGTTTGCACCCAAGCCGATTTATCCCTGGCTGGTTCAAGGCGAAGTGCTGGCTTTTGAAACCGACTGGTGCGGTGTCTGCAAGGCCATGAAGCCGGTGGTTCGCCAGTTGCAGGCCGAAGGGTTCGACATTCGCACCATCGACGCCGACACGCATCAGGACGAGGCGATGCAGTATGGAATTCATGCCGTGCCGACCTTCGTGTTGGTGCGCGACGGCGAGGAAGTGCGCCGCACCAGCGGGTACATTTCGCCGGAGGAGCTCAAGCAACTGTGGCGGTAGCGGGGCGATTTTGAACCGCAGAGGCGCGGAGACGCAGAGCAGCAGACAAGATCAGCCGCACAGGCGCGAAGAAGAAGGGCGGCGCTAGGAAAGCAATTTCAACACACAGATACGGAGGACACGGAGCAGCAGGAGGATTCACTGGCCGGCGATTTTGGCGGCGCCCAATTTCTGCTGAATATCGGTCAATTCTTTGATGGCTTGCCGATGTACGTCGCTGGCGGCGCCGGATTGGCTCGCGGCGGATTGAAAGTAAAGCTTCGCCACGCCGAAGCGGTGTTGGGCCAATAATTGGCGGCCGCGCTCCAGATCGGCGGTGGCTTGTTGATCGCCGGCGGCCGCCTCCGCCGCTTGTTGGGCTTTCAAGGCGGCCACGCTGGGCACGGGCGATTGACGCACGGCAAGCAATGATGCCGCGCTGCCGGTTTGCGGCGTCGGCGGGCCGATCAGCGCTTCTTCCATCACGTCAAAATCGTGAATTTGGACGCTGACGCTCACA
Proteins encoded in this window:
- a CDS encoding thioredoxin family protein encodes the protein MSTFTPRMFALCVALTIGPPILMVAVNYHAWFAPKPIYPWLVQGEVLAFETDWCGVCKAMKPVVRQLQAEGFDIRTIDADTHQDEAMQYGIHAVPTFVLVRDGEEVRRTSGYISPEELKQLWR
- a CDS encoding DUF1902 domain-containing protein; this encodes MSEAAIRLHIEPLDAGGYVATSPDVPGLVAEGRSIVEVAEIARDVARKIAEMCRENGDPLPPALATFDDTKPFDLTIPVGVG